A segment of the Streptomyces pactum genome:
GTGGGCCACGCAGTTCCACCCCGAGAAGTCCGGCGACGCCGGAGCCCAGCTCCTCACCAACTGGATCGAGACCCTGTAGAGATGAGCAAGCTCGAACTCCTCCCCGCCGTCGACGTCCGTGACGGCCAGGCCGTCCGCCTCGTGCACGGCGAGTCCGGCACCGAGACCTCCTACGGCTCCCCGCTGGAGGCCGCCCTCGCCTGGCAGCGGTCGGGCGCCGAGTGGCTGCACCTGGTCGACCTGGACGCCGCGTTCGGCACCGGGGACAACCGCGAGCTGATCGCCGAGGTCGCGAAGGCCATGGACATCAAGGTGGAGCTGTCCGGCGGCATCCGCGACGACGACACCCTCGCCGCCGCGCTCGCCACCGGCTGTACGCGCGTGAACCTCGGCACGGCCGCCCTGGAGACCCCCGACTGGGTCGCCAAGGTCATCGCCGAGCACGGCGACAAGATCGCGGTCGGCCTGGACGTACGGGGCACCACGCTCCGGGGCCGCGGCTGGACCCGCGACGGCGGCGACCTCTACGAGACGCTGGACCGCCTCGACAAGGAGGGCTGCGCCCGGTACGTCGTCACCGACATCGCCAAGGACGGCACCCTCCAGGGCCCCAACCTCGAGCTCCTGAAGAACGTCTGCGCGGCGACCGACCGCCCGGTCGTGGCGTCCGGCGGCGTGTCGTCCCTGGACGACCTGCGCGCGATCGCCGGTCTCGTCCCGGCCGGTGTCGAGGGGGCCATCGTCGGGAAGGCCCTGTACGCGAAGGCGTTCACCCTGGAAGAAGCCTTGGAGGCTGTGTCGCCATGACATCCGAAGCCGTACGGCGCGTGCAGAGCGGAAGTCCCTGGGAAGAGTCCTTCGGTTTCGCACGGGCCGTGGCGGCGGGTGATCAAGTCATCGTGGCGGGCACGACCGCCTTCAAGGGCGACCTGCTCTACGGCGACGGCGACCCGTACGAACAGACCAAGGTGGCCTTCGCCACCGCGGTCGAGGCGATCGGCGAGTTCGGGCTGGGCATCGAGTCCGTGATCCGGACCCGTGTGTATCTGGCACATTCGCGGGACGTCGACGAGGTGGGCCGCGCCCACAAGGAGCTGTTCGACTCCGTACGCCCGGTCACGACCCTGCTGGTCGTGGAGGGATTCATGGACTCGCGAGTCCTGGTGTCGGTGGAGCTCGAAGCATTCAGAGGACAGTAAGAGGCATCGAAGGAGCCGTGGATTCATGACCCTGGCGGTCCGAGTCATCCCCTGCCTGGACGTGGACGACGGCCGGGTCGTCAAGGGCGTCAACTTCCAGAACCTGCGCGACGCGGGCGACCCCGTCGAGATGGCCAAGGTGTACGACGCCGAGGGCGCCGACGAGCTGACGTTCCTGGACATCACCGCCTCGTCGGGCGACCGCGAGACGACGTACGACGTCGTGCGCCGCACCGCCGAGCAGGTGTTCATCCCGCTGACCGTCGGCGGCGGCGTGCGCACCGCCGACGACGTCGACAAGCTGCTGCGGGCCGGAGCGGACAAGGTGGGCGTGAACACGGCCGCCATCGCCCGCCCCGACCTGATCCGCGAGATCGCCGAGCGCTTCGGCCGCCAGGTGCTGGTCCTGTCGGTCGACGCCCGCCGCACCGACGCGGGCACCTTCGAGGTGACCACCCACGGCGGCCGGCGCGGTACCGGCATCGACGCGGTGGAGTGGGCGCACCGCGCCGCCGAGCTGGGCGCGGGGGAGATCCTGCTGAACTCGATGGACGCGGACGGCACCAAGGACGGCTACGACCTGGAGATGATCGCGGCGGTCCGGGGGCACGTGTCCGTCCCGGTCATCGCCTCCGGCGGCGCGGGCCGCCTCGCCGACTTCCCG
Coding sequences within it:
- the priA gene encoding bifunctional 1-(5-phosphoribosyl)-5-((5-phosphoribosylamino)methylideneamino)imidazole-4-carboxamide isomerase/phosphoribosylanthranilate isomerase PriA, whose protein sequence is MSKLELLPAVDVRDGQAVRLVHGESGTETSYGSPLEAALAWQRSGAEWLHLVDLDAAFGTGDNRELIAEVAKAMDIKVELSGGIRDDDTLAAALATGCTRVNLGTAALETPDWVAKVIAEHGDKIAVGLDVRGTTLRGRGWTRDGGDLYETLDRLDKEGCARYVVTDIAKDGTLQGPNLELLKNVCAATDRPVVASGGVSSLDDLRAIAGLVPAGVEGAIVGKALYAKAFTLEEALEAVSP
- the hisF gene encoding imidazole glycerol phosphate synthase subunit HisF; translated protein: MTLAVRVIPCLDVDDGRVVKGVNFQNLRDAGDPVEMAKVYDAEGADELTFLDITASSGDRETTYDVVRRTAEQVFIPLTVGGGVRTADDVDKLLRAGADKVGVNTAAIARPDLIREIAERFGRQVLVLSVDARRTDAGTFEVTTHGGRRGTGIDAVEWAHRAAELGAGEILLNSMDADGTKDGYDLEMIAAVRGHVSVPVIASGGAGRLADFPPAVEAGADAVLAASVFHFGDLRIGQVKETLRGAGHPVR
- a CDS encoding RidA family protein codes for the protein MTSEAVRRVQSGSPWEESFGFARAVAAGDQVIVAGTTAFKGDLLYGDGDPYEQTKVAFATAVEAIGEFGLGIESVIRTRVYLAHSRDVDEVGRAHKELFDSVRPVTTLLVVEGFMDSRVLVSVELEAFRGQ